In the genome of Quercus robur chromosome 3, dhQueRobu3.1, whole genome shotgun sequence, one region contains:
- the LOC126719676 gene encoding uncharacterized protein At4g02000-like → MGEPWSFNKYLVALKRVERSSDVKNLVFDRTDFWIQLHDLPIGCLNVRVAKDVIWIAGVVVGMDAGSDEYEESYLMRVRVGIDVIKLLCKGRKIVLRSGEENWVNFKYKRLPSVCYWCGRLTHHDKDCLDGLRRRGS, encoded by the coding sequence ATGGGAGAGCCGTGGAGTTTCAATAAATACTTAGTTGCACTAAAGAGGGTGGAGAGGAGCTCAGACGTGAAGAACCTAGTTTTCGATAGGACAGACTTTTGGATACAACTTCATGACCTCCCTATTGGCTGTCTGAATGTGAGAGTGGCCAAGGATGTAATTTGGATTGCGGGGGTGGTTGTGGGGATGGATGCTGGTAGTGATGAGTATGAAGAAAGCTATTTAATGAGAGTAAGGGTGGGTATTGACGTCATAAAACTTCTTTGCAAAGGTAGGAAGATTGTGTTGCGGAGTGGTGAGGAGAATTGGGTCAATTTCAAGTATAAGCGATTGCCTAGTGTTTGTTATTGGTGTGGTCGTCTCACCCACCATGACAAGGATTGTCTCGATGGTTTGAGAAGAAGGGGCAGCTAA